The following proteins come from a genomic window of Dysidea avara chromosome 12, odDysAvar1.4, whole genome shotgun sequence:
- the LOC136241222 gene encoding tyrosine-protein kinase-like, producing MKQLRHRNVVQLYAVCVKEEPIYVVTEPTEHGNLLDYLRGDGRTLQLPQLINMGAQVVAGMAYLEKNTYIHGNLAAKSIFVSEHLICRIGDFGIFNTLSKETSEELIRSKSKWSALEVLKFSHVTTKSDVWSFGVLLYEVVTYGRIPYPGMSNCQVQEKLQTGYRMPCPTDCPEQLHKIMMKCWNSDAVCRPCNI from the coding sequence ATGAAACAACTGAGACACAGAAATGTAGTACAGTTATATGCTGTATGTGTAAAAGAGGAGCCGATCTATGTTGTGACTGAACCAACAGAGCATGGCAACTTACTAGACTACTTGCGAGGTGACGGTCGTACTTTACAGCTTCCACAATTAATCAATATGGGAGCACAAGTAGTAGCTGGAATGGCCTACCTTGAGAAGAACACTTACATTCATGGGAACCTTGCTGCTAAAAGCATTTTTGTATCGGAGCATCTAATCTGCAGGATAGGAGATTTTGGCATCTTCAATACTCTCTCCAAAGAAACCAGTGAAGAGCTCATCAGGTCAAAAAGTAAATGGTCAGCTCTAgaagttttaaaattttctcatGTAACCACTAAATCAGATGTTTGGTCTTTTGGTGTTCTACTTTATGAGGTAGTTACATATGGTCGTATCCCCTACCCTGGAATGAGCAATTGTCAAGTTCAAGAGAAACTACAAACAGGGTATCGTATGCCATGCCCGACAGATTGTCCAGAACAGCTGCACAAGATAATGATGAAATGTTGGAACAGTGATGCTGTCTGTAGACCATGCAACATTTGA
- the LOC136241760 gene encoding tyrosine-protein kinase-like gives MSTDDPDWWLAKCKDSTRVGYVPSNYISENMLHQPNSKSDSSNKWSYSHHPVFIAKYSYSPRKKNELGFKEGDLFYIMNTDDPNWWLGKNKDLSGQVGYIPSNYIVKFGGNQIRVPQNQLKVADAEERKNPDSELIAYPPCVAKYSYSPRRESELGFNKGEKLYVINTDDANWWLAGQMGCIPSSYVSEFRTDQLQNESKANDSDRETNRKLEAVKACNLNYPLFIAKSNYSPRRDNELGFKEGDLMYVVNSEDCNWWIAGRVGYIPSNYVSLIDSNNSDRSFFGTNIDSSNYPLFIAKYNYTARTDFDLSFKKGDLLHIVRVDDDGWWLARRSNSQEGCIPSSYVKEYKSLLDAEDWYFGAISFKHAEEVLMQAPNDHGSFLICDCKKASSGFTLVVRVKSTIKRWRIDKSSNKKYFIHPDTAFESLQQLVEYYTEHTGEFSFEIIKTPCVPTEVYRTAGLSKATNKAWQIQRNSLKLCKKIDTGNFGEMWEAVWNNGTPVIVNTLNPGTITVSDFLKEATVMKQLRHRNVVQLYAVCVEEEPIYVVTELMEHGNLQDYLRGDGRALQLPQLINMGAQVAAGMAYLENNTYIHGNVTARSVFVSEHLICRIGDFGVINALAKDPSIKLTNTTPATKWAAPEVLLSSIFTVKSDVWSFGIFLHELVTYGQLPYHDKKDENLIEELKRGYRIPRPTNCPEQLHKIMIKCWNEDANSRPTFETLQWQLEEFFIDDVLYAVTTSTPYLPQ, from the exons ATGAGCACTGATGATCCTGATTGGTGGCTTGCAAAGTGTAAAGATTCTACTAGGGTTGGGTATGTCCCTAGCAATTATATTTCTGAAAATATGTTACACCAACCAAACAGTAAATCAGACTCGAGCAATAAATGGTCATATTCACACCATCCAGTTTTCATAGCAAAGTACAGCTATTCACCTAGAAAGAAAAATGAACTAGGCTTCAAAGAAGGAGACCTATTTTACATCATGAACACTGATGATCCAAACTGGTGGCTTGGTAAGAACAAGGATTTATCAGGTCAAGTAGGATATATCCCCAGTAATTACATTGTGAAATTTGGTGGAAATCAAATCAGAGTCCCACAAAATCAATTGAAGGTGGCAGATGCAGAAGAGAGAAAAAATCCTGATTCAGAATTAATTGCATATCCACCTTGCGTTGCAAAATATAGCTATTCACCTAGACGAGAAAGTGAATTGGGCTTCAATAAAGGGGAAAAGTTATATGTTATTAATACTGATGATGCTAATTGGTGGCTTGCTGGTCAAATGGGATGCATTCCAAGTAGCTATGTTTCAGAATTTAGAACAGATCAGTTGCAAAATGAATCCAAGGCAAATGATAGTGACAGGGAAACAAACAGGAAGTTGGAAGCAGTTAAGGCATGTAATTTAAACTACCCGCTCTTCATAGCAAAATCCAATTATTCACCTAGGAGAGACAATGAATTAGGCTTTAAAGAAGGAGATCTGATGTATGTTGTGAATAGTGAGGATTGTAACTGGTGGATTGCTGGTCGAGTAGGATACATTCCTAGCAATTATGTCTCGCTTATTGATAGCAACAATTCTGATCGAAGCTTTTTTGGTACTAATATTGATAGCTCAAATTATCCACTATTTATAGCAAAGTACAACTACACAGCTAGAACTGATTTTGATTTGAGCTTCAAAAAAGGAGACCTTCTGCACATTGTCAGAGTTGATGATGACGGTTGGTGGCTTGCTAGACGGAGTAACAGTCAAGAAGGATGCATCCCTAGCAGTTATGTTAAAGAATACAAATCATTACTTGATGCTGAAGA TTGGTACTTTGGAGCTATCTCATTTAAACATGCTGAAGAAGTATTAATGCAAGCACCTAATGATCATGGGTCATTTCTCATCTGTGACTGTAAGAAAGCTTCCAGTGGCTTTACTCTTGTTGTGAGAGTCAAAAGTACTATAAAGAGATGGAGAATTGACAAATCCAGTaataaaaaatattttattcaTCCTGATACAGCATTCGAGTCTCTCCAACAACTAGTTGAATATTACACTGAGCACACAGGAGAATTCTCCTTTGAAATAATAAAGACACCTTGTGTACCAACTGAAGTGTACCGAACTGCTGGCTTGTCTAAAGCTACTAACAAAGCATGGCAAATTCAAAGAAATTCTTTAAAACTTTGCAAGAAGATTGACACTGGAAACTTTGGTGAAATGTGGGAAGCAGTGTGGAATAATGGCACTCCAGTCATTGTAAACACACTCAACCCTGGTACTATTACTGTGTCTGACTTTCTGAAGGAAGCAACAGTGATGAAACAACTGAGGCACAGAAATGTAGTACAGTTATATGCTGTATGTGTAGAAGAGGAGCCGATCTATGTTGTGACTGAACTGATGGAGCATGGCAACTTACAAGATTACTTACGAGGTGATGGTCGTGCTTTACAGCTTCCTCAGCTAATCAATATGGGAGCACAAGTAGCAGCTGGAATGGCCTACCTTGAGAATAACACTTACATTCATGGCAACGTCACTGCCAGAAGTGTTTTTGTATCAGAACATCTCATCTGTAGGATAGGAGATTTTGGTGTCATCAATGCTCTTGCAAAAGACCCCAGTATAAAGCTTACAAACACCACACCCGCCACCAAATGGGCAGCCCCTGAAGTATTGTTGTCTTCCATTTTTACAGTTAAATCTGACGTGTGGTCTTTCGGTATCTTTCTTCATGAGTTAGTTACATATGGCCAGTTACCCTATCATGATAAAAAGGATGAAAATTTAATAGAAGAGTTGAAAAGGGGATATCGCATACCACGTCCAACAAACTGTCCAGAGCAGCTGCACAAGATAATGATAAAATGTTGGAATGAAGATGCCAACTCCAGACCAACTTTTGAGACTCTTCAATGGCAACTTGAAGAATTTTTTATTGATGATGTCTTATATGCTGTCACTACTTCTACACCATATCTACCACAATAA